A region from the Benincasa hispida cultivar B227 chromosome 10, ASM972705v1, whole genome shotgun sequence genome encodes:
- the LOC120089221 gene encoding red chlorophyll catabolite reductase-like translates to MSSLAMTLVSRSGYFVHLPPLPLHFQAKRSSRRVLKAALPLSEKMRSGGGSAPESKLMEFPHLTAAHRDLMVDLIQAVENGLGEHLLPSTVPPDVEYYENQSGTSQGTLLIRSALQSSPIDFMIASWLHLKQPQGGAFNITNIAGYMKPSNNIPHFQFELVQCSPTFLIFFLDLLPRTDIVLHPDYLVTYYEETELEKHRQQLAALPVVSPYFSSSLYFRKVISSTAILVSVKCEESESERVEEIIREEIGPISKEVMKIWIELWLNGGRDIEEDERSLMEKRDLMIKKKAIEMDLSKTMPLQFGEEVANRVLRVIRSAFKIA, encoded by the exons atgagtTCATTGGCTATGACCCTTGTTTCGAGATCTGGTTATTTTGTTCATCTCCCGCCGCTGCCGCTGCATTTCCAAGCAAAAAGAAGTAGCCGCCGAGTACTTAAGGCGGCGTTGCCGTTGTCGGAGAAGATGAGGAGTGGTGGTGGGTCGGCGCCAGAGTCGAAGCTGATGGAATTTCCGCATCTGACAGCTGCGCATAGAGATCTGATGGTAGATCTAATCCAAGCCGTTGAAAACGGGTTGGGAGAGCATCTTTTACCGTCGACGGTTCCTCCAGATGTAGAGTATTATGAGAATCAAAGCGGCACGTCACAGGGCACTCTTCTCATTCGATCTGCCCTTCAATCTTCTCCC ATTGATTTTATGATAGCAAGTTGGCTGCACTTAAAGCAACCACAGGGAGGCGCATTCAACATAACCAATATAGCAGGCTACATGAAACCCTCAAACAACATTCCTCATTTCCAATTCGAGTTGGTTCAATGCAGCCCTACTTTTCTCATCTTCTTTCTTGATTTACTTCCTCGAACCGATATTGTTCTCCATCCTGACTACCTTGTCACCTACTACGAGGAGACCGAGCTTGAGAAGCACCGACAACAACTCGCTGCCTTGCCAGTAGTGAGCCCTTACTTCTCGTCATCGCTCTACTTTCGTAAAGTCATTTCGTCAACAGCAATTTTGGTGAGTGTTAAGTGCGAAGAGAGCGAATCTGAGCGCGTAGAAGAGATTATTCGGGAAGAGATCGGTCCGATCTCAAAGGAGGTAATGAAGATATGGATTGAATTGTGGTTGAATGGAGGAAGAGatattgaagaagatgaaaggaGTTTGATGGAGAAGAGAGACCTTATGATTAAGAAGAAGGCTATTGAGATGGATCTAAGCAAAACCATGCCTTTgcaatttggagaagaagttgCAAATAGAGTTCTTCGAGTTATTAGAAGTGCTTTCAAAATCGCTTGa